A genomic window from Pyxidicoccus trucidator includes:
- the kdsB gene encoding 3-deoxy-manno-octulosonate cytidylyltransferase codes for MSASPASKTVAVIPARHASTRFPGKPLAPIAGRPMIEHVWNRCQEANTFDEVWVATDDERIRATVEGFGGRAVMTRPDCATGTDRVAEVARGRPDVDVWVNVQGDEPLVDPAALRVLAGLFADPGVRMGTLVRPLEADEAGSPNVVKAVLALNGDALYFSRSLVPFVREPGTSVRRWGHIGLYGYRRDVLLSLAGLAPTPLEEAEKLEQLRALEHGISIRCAQVSWRTVAVDVPEDVAKVETVMRERRP; via the coding sequence ATGTCCGCGTCGCCCGCCTCCAAGACTGTCGCCGTCATCCCCGCCCGCCACGCCAGCACGCGCTTTCCGGGCAAGCCGCTCGCCCCCATCGCCGGCCGGCCGATGATTGAGCACGTGTGGAACCGCTGCCAGGAAGCCAACACCTTCGACGAGGTGTGGGTGGCCACGGACGACGAGCGCATCCGCGCCACGGTGGAGGGCTTCGGCGGCCGGGCGGTGATGACCCGCCCCGACTGCGCCACCGGCACGGACCGGGTGGCGGAGGTGGCGCGAGGGCGTCCGGACGTGGACGTCTGGGTGAATGTGCAGGGCGACGAGCCACTGGTGGACCCCGCCGCCCTCCGGGTGCTGGCGGGCCTCTTCGCGGACCCGGGCGTGCGCATGGGCACGCTGGTGCGGCCCCTGGAGGCTGACGAGGCGGGCAGCCCCAACGTGGTGAAGGCGGTGCTCGCGCTCAACGGGGACGCGCTCTACTTCAGCCGCAGCCTGGTGCCCTTCGTCCGCGAGCCGGGGACGTCCGTGCGGCGCTGGGGGCACATCGGCCTGTACGGCTACCGGCGGGACGTGCTGCTGTCGCTGGCGGGCCTGGCGCCCACCCCGCTGGAGGAGGCGGAGAAGCTGGAGCAGCTCCGCGCGCTGGAGCACGGCATCTCCATCCGCTGCGCGCAGGTGTCCTGGCGCACGGTGGCGGTGGACGTGCCCGAGGACGTGGCGAAGGTGGAGACCGTCATGCGTGAGCGGAGGCCATAG
- a CDS encoding heparinase II/III family protein produces MRVPATFASIALLFLVPGSMALGQSFVSDEGLHPLDAGPLEGADCSLRPEGCLPVAAASAREVIYAFLDEGTLADADLILADRWPVPRFEPVHLGPSLTWTEDPFAEKYWRFTFYGMRPTRHLLWAWRQTGDPRYRDKLLHVLEGFVVRGHQSEHAWDKHTAAFRAMVLVNTYVKLLSDKSLKEPLAGRLRLRIQELGVFLRDPKNFEDDYNHGLAEAGALLLIAENFPGFDAAPEWRATAVARLEGLLDKVLDADGVEVEQSPFYHFYFLTGFWQLYHWAHSHGVLLSPGAEQRIVQMLRYATHIVLPDGDIPMIGSSVERNIRKSQDTPLYQQMAVLDPRFAYVLSAGATGTPPPETRVLFPSSGQAVLRSSFGTVKNFKMQTHVIFDVGPYRTLHSHLDALAVQLYSAGRTLLPDSGHFTNEPETAGYDYFRGTRSHNTVLVDGKDQREGTAQAGLSTGGPPGGWAYQSGWHALYDGVVHKRAVALLRQDLVLVLDDLASDTAHTYDQTWHLFPQADLQMDRLRARALDPVTGKPLLAIQQVLTASSMTVNVRKGHATPMEGWHSAKFEQKEPGFTLRWRRTATKRVQFATLLVSGGFAESTALPAFVERNAQGWVATVCIPDGRGYRLTVLDLAGPGERAMMEVTSSCPLTPAP; encoded by the coding sequence ATGCGAGTTCCCGCGACCTTCGCTTCCATTGCCCTGCTGTTCCTCGTCCCGGGGTCCATGGCCCTGGGCCAGTCCTTCGTCTCCGACGAGGGACTGCACCCGCTCGACGCCGGCCCTCTGGAAGGCGCGGACTGCTCACTGCGTCCCGAGGGCTGTCTCCCTGTCGCGGCCGCGTCGGCCCGCGAGGTCATCTACGCCTTCCTCGACGAGGGCACGCTGGCGGACGCGGACCTCATCCTCGCGGACCGCTGGCCCGTGCCCCGCTTCGAGCCGGTGCACCTCGGCCCGTCGCTCACGTGGACCGAGGACCCCTTCGCGGAGAAGTACTGGCGCTTCACCTTCTACGGCATGCGGCCCACGCGCCACCTGCTCTGGGCCTGGCGCCAGACGGGAGACCCGCGCTACCGGGACAAGCTCCTCCACGTGCTGGAGGGCTTCGTCGTCCGCGGGCACCAGTCCGAGCACGCCTGGGACAAGCACACCGCCGCCTTCCGGGCCATGGTGCTGGTGAACACCTACGTCAAGCTGCTGTCCGACAAGAGCCTCAAGGAGCCGCTGGCGGGCCGGCTGCGCCTGCGCATCCAGGAGCTGGGGGTCTTCCTCCGAGATCCGAAGAACTTCGAGGATGACTACAACCACGGACTCGCCGAGGCCGGGGCGCTGCTGCTCATCGCGGAGAACTTCCCCGGCTTCGACGCCGCGCCCGAGTGGCGGGCCACGGCGGTAGCGCGGCTGGAGGGGCTGCTCGACAAGGTGCTCGACGCGGACGGCGTCGAGGTGGAGCAGTCGCCCTTCTACCATTTCTACTTCCTGACGGGCTTCTGGCAGCTCTACCACTGGGCGCACTCCCACGGCGTGCTGCTGTCCCCGGGTGCCGAGCAGCGAATCGTGCAGATGCTCCGCTACGCCACGCACATCGTCCTGCCGGACGGGGACATCCCGATGATTGGCTCCAGCGTGGAGCGCAACATCCGCAAGTCCCAGGACACGCCGCTGTACCAGCAGATGGCCGTCCTGGACCCGAGGTTCGCCTATGTCCTCTCCGCCGGCGCCACGGGAACCCCGCCCCCGGAGACTCGCGTGCTCTTCCCCTCGTCTGGACAGGCCGTGCTGCGCTCCAGCTTCGGGACGGTGAAGAACTTCAAGATGCAGACCCACGTCATCTTCGACGTGGGGCCCTACCGCACGCTACACAGCCACCTGGACGCGCTGGCGGTGCAACTCTACTCGGCGGGGCGCACGCTGCTGCCCGACTCGGGCCACTTCACCAACGAGCCCGAGACGGCGGGCTACGACTACTTCCGGGGCACGCGCTCCCACAACACGGTGTTGGTGGACGGCAAGGACCAGCGCGAGGGCACCGCGCAAGCGGGGCTCTCCACCGGAGGCCCGCCGGGCGGCTGGGCGTACCAGTCCGGCTGGCACGCGCTCTACGACGGCGTGGTGCACAAGCGCGCGGTGGCGCTGCTGCGGCAGGACCTGGTGCTCGTCCTCGACGACCTCGCCAGCGACACCGCGCATACGTACGACCAGACCTGGCACCTGTTCCCCCAGGCGGACCTGCAGATGGACCGGCTGCGCGCGAGGGCGCTGGACCCCGTCACCGGGAAGCCCCTGCTCGCCATCCAGCAGGTCCTCACGGCCAGCAGCATGACCGTCAACGTCCGCAAGGGACACGCCACGCCAATGGAGGGCTGGCACTCCGCGAAGTTCGAGCAGAAGGAGCCGGGCTTCACGCTGCGCTGGCGGCGGACGGCGACGAAGCGCGTGCAGTTCGCCACGCTGCTCGTGTCCGGCGGCTTCGCGGAGTCCACCGCGCTGCCTGCCTTCGTGGAGCGCAACGCCCAGGGCTGGGTGGCCACCGTGTGCATCCCGGATGGCCGGGGCTACCGGCTCACGGTGCTGGACCTGGCGGGCCCCGGAGAGCGGGCGATGATGGAAGTGACGAGTTCCTGCCCGCTCACACCCGCTCCCTGA
- the purF gene encoding amidophosphoribosyltransferase has translation MCGIFGIVGHAEASNLTYLGLHALQHRGQESAGIVSSDGSGLRAHRQMGLVADIFDAPVLASLPGQAAIGHVRYSTAGGSALKNAQPLFVQYAGGQCAIAHNGNLVNAAELKEQLEADGAIFQSDADTEVILHLLARSKQATFEQKLVEALRRVKGAYSLLVLTENKLVAVRDPMGIRPLVLGRMKEGAYVLASESTALDLIEADIVRELEPGELLVIENGVMRTSKPFAEPKRLAQCIFEHVYFARPDSTLFGNNVYEVRKRLGMQLAREQPAEADLVIAVPDSGVAAAIGFSQQSGIPYDVGLIRSHYVGRTFIEPQQSIRHFGVKLKLSAVRQVLKGKRVVVVDDSIVRGTTSRKIVKMIKAAGAVEVHLRISSPPTKWPCYYGIDTPSRQELIAATHSIEEIAKYVTADSLGYISIEGLGTAVGDPNRDKFCTACFSGQYLVGELTSPSEGPSKLTA, from the coding sequence ATGTGCGGCATCTTTGGAATCGTGGGGCACGCCGAGGCCTCCAACCTGACGTACCTGGGACTGCATGCCCTCCAGCACCGCGGGCAGGAGTCCGCGGGCATCGTGTCCTCTGACGGCAGCGGCCTTCGGGCGCACCGGCAGATGGGGCTCGTGGCGGACATCTTCGACGCGCCGGTGCTTGCCAGCCTGCCCGGACAGGCTGCAATCGGGCACGTGCGCTACTCCACCGCGGGTGGCAGCGCCCTCAAGAACGCGCAGCCGCTCTTCGTGCAGTACGCGGGCGGCCAGTGCGCCATCGCGCACAATGGAAACCTGGTCAACGCGGCCGAGCTGAAGGAACAGCTCGAGGCCGACGGCGCCATCTTCCAGTCGGACGCGGACACGGAAGTCATCCTGCACCTGCTGGCCCGCTCCAAGCAGGCCACCTTCGAGCAGAAGCTCGTGGAGGCGCTGCGCCGGGTGAAGGGCGCGTACAGCCTGCTGGTCCTCACCGAGAACAAGCTCGTCGCGGTGAGAGACCCGATGGGCATCCGCCCGCTGGTGCTGGGGCGGATGAAGGAAGGCGCGTATGTGCTCGCCAGCGAGTCGACGGCGCTGGACCTCATCGAGGCGGACATCGTTCGCGAGTTGGAGCCGGGCGAGCTGCTCGTCATCGAGAACGGCGTGATGCGCACCAGCAAGCCCTTCGCGGAGCCGAAGCGGCTGGCCCAGTGCATCTTCGAGCACGTGTACTTCGCGCGGCCGGACTCCACGCTGTTCGGCAACAACGTGTACGAGGTGCGCAAGCGCCTGGGCATGCAGCTCGCCCGCGAGCAGCCGGCCGAGGCGGACCTGGTCATCGCGGTGCCGGACTCGGGTGTGGCGGCGGCCATCGGCTTCTCGCAGCAGAGCGGGATTCCGTATGACGTGGGCCTCATCCGCAGCCACTACGTGGGCCGCACCTTCATCGAGCCGCAGCAGTCCATCCGCCACTTCGGCGTGAAGCTGAAGCTGTCCGCGGTGCGGCAGGTGCTCAAGGGCAAGCGCGTGGTGGTGGTGGACGACTCCATCGTCCGTGGCACCACGAGCCGCAAAATCGTGAAGATGATCAAGGCCGCAGGCGCGGTGGAGGTGCACCTGCGCATCTCCTCTCCGCCGACGAAGTGGCCCTGCTACTACGGCATCGACACGCCGAGCCGGCAGGAGCTCATCGCCGCCACGCACTCCATCGAGGAGATCGCGAAGTACGTCACGGCGGACTCGCTCGGCTACATCTCCATCGAAGGACTGGGGACGGCGGTGGGTGACCCGAATCGCGACAAGTTCTGCACCGCGTGCTTCTCCGGTCAGTACCTCGTCGGCGAGCTGACCTCCCCTTCGGAAGGGCCCAGCAAGCTGACCGCCTGA
- a CDS encoding neutral/alkaline non-lysosomal ceramidase N-terminal domain-containing protein, translating into MAFLRHVPWRSLIPLVLLTVGAAYSLASWNWCGVWAERAPVVLSQARGEGPLRAGAAKVALAPPFPVVVAGYSPPRPEAGQADPPLHARAVVLEAGGARVGLVSLELLSVTSEVMERVRSQATALGLSEVLVMATHTHSSLGGYDERLVAQLVGTGRFRQESVDAITAAAVDALARAHASLTDVKLEVGEVREPGLVYSRSGGTAPDGAMTRAVLRGAAGPVAELLLYSAHPTMVPRERAYVDPDYPGRLSALRESEGSGVTLLLQGTVGNASVAFSEGKGLERVSGFARTLATLAGTVALSPVGESVRLSLARVEVAMPRPDASRLVPAFTRAAGDNLLCSSAQRVAEVGALALGPLELLAVPGEPTVDAGAELVRRTGATGVLGLADGYVGYVESPELVKDRRGESMRQYFGPVLLERLAEGAELAAETAGFTR; encoded by the coding sequence ATGGCCTTCCTGCGACATGTTCCCTGGCGTTCCCTGATTCCCCTGGTGTTGCTCACCGTGGGCGCCGCCTATTCGCTGGCGTCCTGGAACTGGTGCGGCGTCTGGGCGGAGCGCGCGCCCGTGGTGCTGTCCCAGGCTCGGGGCGAGGGCCCGCTGCGCGCGGGCGCGGCGAAGGTGGCCCTCGCGCCGCCCTTCCCGGTGGTGGTGGCCGGCTACTCGCCGCCCCGTCCCGAGGCAGGCCAGGCGGACCCTCCGCTGCATGCGCGCGCGGTGGTGCTGGAGGCCGGGGGAGCGCGCGTGGGGCTGGTGTCCCTGGAGCTGCTCTCCGTCACCAGCGAGGTGATGGAGCGCGTGCGCTCGCAGGCCACCGCCCTGGGCTTGAGCGAGGTGCTGGTGATGGCCACGCACACGCACTCGTCCCTCGGTGGGTATGACGAGCGGCTGGTGGCGCAGCTCGTCGGCACCGGCCGCTTCCGGCAGGAGTCGGTGGATGCCATCACCGCCGCGGCCGTGGATGCGCTGGCGCGGGCGCACGCGTCGCTCACCGACGTGAAGCTGGAGGTGGGTGAGGTGCGCGAGCCCGGACTCGTCTACTCGCGCAGCGGGGGGACGGCGCCGGACGGAGCGATGACTCGCGCGGTGCTGCGGGGGGCGGCGGGGCCGGTGGCGGAGCTGCTCCTGTACTCGGCGCACCCGACGATGGTGCCTCGCGAGCGCGCGTACGTGGACCCGGACTATCCCGGCCGGCTCAGCGCGCTGCGGGAGTCGGAGGGCAGCGGCGTGACGCTGCTGTTGCAGGGGACGGTGGGCAACGCCTCGGTGGCCTTCTCGGAAGGGAAGGGGCTGGAGCGCGTGTCGGGCTTCGCCCGGACGCTGGCGACGCTGGCGGGCACGGTGGCCCTGTCACCCGTGGGCGAGTCGGTGCGACTGTCGCTGGCGCGCGTGGAGGTAGCAATGCCCCGTCCGGATGCGTCGCGGCTGGTGCCGGCGTTCACCCGCGCGGCCGGGGACAACCTGCTGTGCAGCTCCGCGCAGCGCGTGGCGGAAGTGGGCGCGCTGGCGCTGGGACCGCTGGAGCTGCTGGCCGTGCCGGGTGAGCCCACGGTGGACGCGGGCGCGGAGCTGGTGCGACGCACCGGCGCCACGGGAGTGCTCGGGCTGGCGGATGGGTACGTGGGCTACGTGGAGTCGCCGGAGCTGGTGAAGGACCGGCGCGGTGAGTCCATGCGCCAGTACTTCGGGCCGGTCCTGTTGGAGAGGCTGGCCGAGGGCGCCGAGCTGGCGGCGGAGACGGCGGGCTTCACGCGCTGA
- a CDS encoding RluA family pseudouridine synthase, with product MHSEQDTPADSPAFVTTDEAPEGYVDITYVVEPNYAGWRLDRYLGQKIRRMTRERLQGVIRRGILCDERKLKPSTPVYPGLTFRLRRRASEEPETPTDLPVVFQDEWLMVLDKPAGLPIHPTARYHKGTLVTLLRERFGERHAEPAHRLDRETSGLVVCGRTTDSCRVLGRLFMSRDVHKEYLAVCEGHPPEDSFVVDAPIAEGTELIRIAVRIDAVEGKESRTRFQVLQRFSRDGEPFALLRCFPETGRQHQIRVHLREAGFPLVGDKMYGPDPGYFDRFSKHCLEPEAWLRLRLPRHALHAARIVFPHPGSGQECAFEAPLPADLTDFIDGRPLPGARPESEPDAA from the coding sequence ATGCACAGCGAGCAGGACACACCCGCGGACTCCCCCGCCTTCGTGACGACGGACGAGGCCCCCGAGGGCTACGTCGACATCACCTACGTCGTGGAGCCCAACTACGCCGGGTGGCGGTTGGACCGATACCTGGGACAGAAGATCCGCCGCATGACGCGCGAGCGCCTGCAGGGCGTCATCCGGCGCGGCATCCTCTGCGACGAGCGGAAGCTGAAGCCGTCCACGCCCGTCTACCCGGGCCTCACCTTCCGCCTCCGCCGCCGCGCCAGCGAGGAGCCCGAGACGCCCACGGACCTGCCCGTGGTCTTCCAGGACGAGTGGCTGATGGTGCTCGACAAGCCGGCGGGGCTGCCCATCCACCCCACGGCGCGCTACCACAAGGGCACCCTCGTCACCCTCCTGCGCGAGCGCTTCGGGGAGCGCCACGCCGAGCCCGCGCACCGCCTGGACCGCGAGACGAGCGGCCTCGTCGTCTGTGGCCGCACCACCGACTCCTGCCGTGTGCTGGGCCGGCTCTTCATGTCGCGCGACGTCCACAAGGAGTACCTCGCCGTCTGCGAGGGGCATCCGCCCGAGGACTCCTTCGTCGTGGACGCGCCCATCGCCGAGGGCACCGAGCTCATCCGCATCGCCGTCCGCATCGACGCGGTGGAGGGCAAGGAGAGCCGCACCCGCTTCCAGGTGCTCCAGCGCTTCTCCCGCGACGGCGAGCCCTTCGCGCTGCTGCGCTGCTTCCCGGAGACGGGACGGCAGCACCAGATTCGCGTCCACCTGCGCGAGGCGGGCTTCCCGCTGGTGGGCGACAAGATGTACGGGCCGGACCCCGGCTACTTCGACCGCTTCAGCAAGCACTGCCTGGAGCCCGAGGCGTGGCTCCGGCTGCGCCTGCCCCGGCACGCGCTGCACGCCGCGCGCATCGTCTTCCCGCACCCGGGCTCCGGTCAGGAGTGCGCGTTCGAGGCGCCGCTGCCCGCGGACCTCACCGACTTCATCGACGGCAGGCCGCTGCCTGGCGCGCGGCCGGAGTCCGAGCCCGACGCGGCCTGA
- a CDS encoding aldo/keto reductase, protein MEKRRFGGTGVEVPVLGQGTWQMEDDDQAGAIRALRAGLDLGLTHVDTAELYGYGKVEESIVSEAIAGRRDEVFLVSKVMPSNATYEGTLAACERSLKRLRTDRLDCYLLHWTGRHPLEGTVRAFEKLVADGKIRSWGVSNFGVEDLEEALALAGPGRIACNQVLYHLEERAIEHAVIPWCEAHGVAVVGYSPFGNGSFPTPDSPGGKVLGAIARAHGASPYQVALRFLVRRPSLFAIPKASREAHMRDNAAAAALTLSPEELARLDAAFPPGPDTGELPVI, encoded by the coding sequence ATGGAGAAGCGCCGTTTTGGTGGCACGGGCGTGGAGGTGCCCGTCCTGGGGCAGGGGACGTGGCAGATGGAGGACGACGACCAGGCAGGCGCCATCCGCGCCCTGCGGGCGGGGCTGGACCTGGGCCTGACGCACGTGGACACCGCCGAGCTGTACGGCTACGGCAAGGTGGAGGAGAGCATCGTCTCCGAGGCGATTGCCGGCCGCAGGGACGAGGTGTTCCTCGTGTCCAAGGTGATGCCCTCCAACGCCACCTACGAGGGCACGCTGGCCGCGTGTGAGCGGAGCCTGAAGCGGCTGCGCACGGACCGGCTGGACTGCTACCTGCTGCACTGGACTGGCCGACACCCGCTGGAGGGCACGGTGCGCGCCTTCGAGAAGCTGGTGGCGGACGGGAAGATTCGCTCCTGGGGCGTGAGCAACTTCGGGGTGGAGGACCTGGAGGAGGCGCTCGCCCTGGCGGGGCCGGGCCGCATCGCCTGCAACCAGGTGCTCTACCACCTGGAGGAGCGCGCGATTGAGCACGCCGTCATCCCCTGGTGCGAGGCCCACGGTGTGGCGGTGGTGGGCTACAGCCCCTTCGGCAACGGCAGCTTCCCGACGCCGGACAGTCCGGGCGGCAAGGTGCTGGGGGCCATCGCCCGCGCCCACGGTGCCAGCCCGTACCAGGTGGCCCTGCGGTTCCTCGTGCGGCGGCCGTCGCTGTTCGCCATTCCGAAGGCCAGCCGCGAGGCCCACATGCGCGACAACGCCGCGGCCGCGGCGCTGACGCTCTCGCCGGAGGAGCTGGCCCGCCTCGACGCGGCCTTTCCTCCAGGCCCCGACACCGGCGAGCTGCCCGTCATCTGA
- a CDS encoding crotonase/enoyl-CoA hydratase family protein yields MSQTDPRITLEVRGHIAVIGINRPEKRNAFDLGMLRAFAGAMTDADRNPDVRCMVVYAVGDHFSAGLDLASVAPALAQGEGLAPKGLIDPWATQGDVRTKPLIVAVQGLCLTLSIELILAADISVASEDARFGQIEIKRGIFPFGGATLRFPQAAGWGNAMRYLLTGDEFDAREAHRIGLVQEVVERGRQLERALALAETVAKQAPLGVQATLASARQTLHEGPEAAAKALLPRLLQLVGSEDAAEGVQSFIERREARFTGR; encoded by the coding sequence ATGAGCCAGACCGACCCCCGCATCACCCTGGAAGTGCGTGGCCACATCGCCGTCATCGGCATCAACCGTCCCGAGAAGCGCAACGCGTTCGACCTGGGCATGCTGCGCGCGTTCGCCGGGGCCATGACCGACGCGGACCGCAACCCGGACGTGCGCTGCATGGTGGTGTACGCCGTGGGAGACCACTTCTCCGCCGGTCTGGACCTGGCCAGCGTGGCGCCCGCGCTCGCCCAGGGTGAGGGGCTCGCGCCGAAGGGCCTCATCGACCCGTGGGCCACCCAGGGCGATGTGCGCACCAAGCCGCTCATCGTCGCCGTCCAGGGCCTGTGCCTCACGCTGTCCATCGAGCTCATCCTCGCCGCCGACATCTCCGTCGCCTCCGAGGACGCGCGCTTCGGACAGATTGAAATCAAGCGCGGCATCTTCCCCTTCGGCGGCGCCACCCTGCGCTTCCCGCAGGCGGCCGGCTGGGGCAACGCCATGCGCTACCTGCTCACCGGTGACGAGTTCGATGCGCGTGAGGCGCACCGCATCGGGCTCGTGCAGGAGGTGGTGGAGCGCGGCCGTCAGTTGGAGCGCGCGCTCGCCCTGGCGGAGACGGTGGCGAAGCAGGCGCCCCTCGGTGTGCAGGCGACGCTGGCCTCCGCCCGGCAGACGCTGCACGAGGGGCCCGAGGCCGCCGCGAAGGCCCTGCTCCCCCGGTTGCTCCAGCTGGTCGGCTCGGAGGATGCGGCCGAGGGCGTGCAGTCCTTCATCGAGCGCCGCGAAGCACGCTTCACCGGCCGCTGA
- the wecB gene encoding non-hydrolyzing UDP-N-acetylglucosamine 2-epimerase, with amino-acid sequence MKKVIHIVGARPNFMKVAPIYKAIAARTSLQQLLVHTGQHYDVKMSDVFFSDLGLPAPDVHLGIGSGSHAQQTARMMVELEKVFLEHQPDLVSVVGDVNSTLAAALVTSKLAIPLAHVEAGLRSFVQHMPEEVNRLVTDRLSDLLLTPSRDADTNLLKEGCDPARIHFVGNVMIDSLIASKEKAERLPTLKDLGLTPRGYAVCTLHRQSNVDDPRLLGGLLSAVAHVSTRLPVIFPVHPRTRKMIAEQGLGHWFERHPNLRPVDPMGHMEFVGLMSQAKLILTDSGGLQEETTALGVPCLTLREQTERPITVEEGTNEVVGTDPDRIRQAADRILDGQGKKGRIPDLWDGRAGERIADLFARYLGVENAPLRAVYA; translated from the coding sequence ATGAAGAAGGTCATCCACATCGTCGGCGCGCGTCCCAATTTCATGAAGGTGGCCCCCATCTACAAGGCCATCGCGGCGCGCACCTCGCTCCAGCAGCTTCTCGTCCACACCGGACAGCACTACGACGTCAAGATGAGCGACGTCTTCTTCTCGGACTTGGGACTCCCGGCGCCGGACGTCCACCTGGGCATCGGCTCGGGCAGTCACGCGCAGCAGACCGCGCGGATGATGGTGGAACTGGAGAAGGTCTTCCTGGAGCACCAGCCAGACCTCGTCTCCGTGGTGGGTGACGTGAACAGCACCCTCGCCGCCGCGCTGGTGACGTCGAAGCTGGCCATTCCCCTGGCGCACGTGGAGGCGGGCCTGCGCAGCTTCGTCCAGCACATGCCGGAGGAGGTCAACCGCCTCGTCACCGACCGGCTGTCGGACCTGCTGCTGACGCCCTCGCGCGACGCGGACACCAACCTCCTGAAGGAGGGCTGCGACCCGGCCCGCATCCACTTCGTGGGCAACGTGATGATCGACTCGCTCATCGCGTCCAAGGAGAAGGCGGAGCGGCTGCCCACGCTGAAGGACCTGGGCCTCACCCCTCGCGGCTACGCGGTGTGCACGCTCCACCGTCAGTCCAACGTGGATGACCCGCGGCTGCTCGGCGGTCTGCTGTCCGCCGTCGCCCACGTGTCCACGCGCCTGCCCGTCATCTTCCCGGTGCACCCGCGCACGCGGAAGATGATTGCCGAGCAGGGCCTGGGCCACTGGTTCGAGCGTCACCCGAACCTGCGCCCCGTGGACCCCATGGGCCACATGGAGTTCGTGGGGCTGATGTCGCAGGCGAAGCTCATCCTTACCGACTCGGGTGGCCTCCAGGAGGAGACCACCGCGCTGGGCGTGCCGTGCCTCACCCTGCGCGAGCAGACCGAGCGCCCCATCACCGTGGAGGAGGGCACCAACGAGGTGGTGGGCACCGACCCGGACCGCATCCGCCAGGCCGCGGACCGCATCCTCGATGGTCAGGGCAAGAAGGGCCGCATCCCGGACCTCTGGGACGGCCGCGCCGGCGAGCGCATCGCCGACCTGTTCGCGCGCTACCTGGGCGTGGAGAACGCCCCGCTGCGCGCGGTCTACGCCTGA